From the Cucurbita pepo subsp. pepo cultivar mu-cu-16 chromosome LG05, ASM280686v2, whole genome shotgun sequence genome, one window contains:
- the LOC111795749 gene encoding benzyl alcohol O-benzoyltransferase-like, giving the protein MAMSSENDFVFQVRRCQWELVAPAKRTPYEFKQLSDIDDQQGFRFQVPMIFFYPHNPDVDGRDPVDVIRKALAETLVFYYPFAGRLREGPGRKLFVECTGEGVLFIEADADATLEQFGDAIYPPFACLEDVLYNVPDSDGIVDCPLGLFQVTRLKCGGFILAIRLNHTMADAFGMVQFMNAIAEIARGAVAPSILPVWQRALLNARDPPTITHNHHEYDQVVDTKGIIVPLKDMAHRSVIFRPSDISAIRKTLPTHLHCCSSFDLITACLWRTRTKALQPDPNEEMRLLCAVNLRTKSKSLPLGYYGNAFSCPAALATAGELCMNPLGYAVELVRKAKNEGTEEYMKSVADLMVIKGRPNVTAVRSLAVSDVRKARMDEVDFGWGNAIFGGPAMGGAATVPGLTSFYMRFKNNKGEEGIVVPFSLPAPAMERFVLELEDLFKMIPTNEAKNSPTGRKQT; this is encoded by the exons aTGGCTATGTCGTCTGAGAATGATTTTGTGTTCCAGGTACGAAGATGTCAATGGGAATTGGTTGCTCCAGCAAAACGGACACCATATGAGTTTAAACAACTTTCAGATATCGATGATCAACAAGGCTTCAGATTTCAAGTTCCAATGATATTTTTCTATCCACATAATCCAGACGTGGATGGAAGAGATCCCGTGGATGTGATCCGAAAGGCACTTGCGGAGACCTTAGTATTTTACTACCCTTTTGCAGGCAGATTGAGGGAAGGGCCGGGACGGAAGCTATTTGTTGAATGTACAGGCGAAGGTGTCTTATTTATTGAAGCAGATGCAGATGCTACTTTGGAACAGTTCGGCGATGCAATTTATCCTCCATTTGCATGTTTGGAGGATGTTTTATACAACGTTCCAGATTCAGATGGGATCGTTGACTGTCCACTGGGGCTCTTTCAA GTGACACGACTTAAATGTGGCGGTTTCATCCTTGCCATTCGCTTAAATCATACGATGGCTGATGCTTTTGGTATGGTTCAATTCATGAATGCCATAGCTGAAATAGCTCGAGGTGCCGTAGCACCATCTATTCTTCCTGTGTGGCAAAGAGCTCTCTTAAATGCAAGGGACCCTCCCACAATCACTCATAACCACCATGAATACGACCAGGTTGTTGATACCAAAGGCATCATCGTCCCTCTCAAGGACATGGCTCATCGCTCGGTCATCTTCCGTCCGAGTGATATCTCTGCCATCCGCAAAACCTTACCCACTCACCTCCATTGTTGCTCTTCCTTCGACCTCATCACAGCTTGCCTTTGGCGCACTCGTACAAAAGCCCTTCAACCCGACCCAAATGAAGAAATGCGCTTGCTTTGCGCTGTGAATTTACGCACCAAGTCAAAATCTTTACCCTTAGGATATTATGGCAATGCATTTTCTTGCCCTGCAGCGCTCGCCACTGCAGGTGAGCTTTGCATGAACCCATTAGGCTATGCTGTAGAATTGGTTAGGAAGGCTAAGAATGAGGGAACGGAGGAATACATGAAGTCCGTGGCAGATCTTATGGTAATCAAAGGACGACCGAACGTAACTGCCGTGAGATCGCTCGCGGTGTCAGATGTGAGAAAAGCTAGGATGGATGAGGTTGATTTTGGATGGGGAAATGCCATTTTTGGAGGACCTGCCATGGGAGGGGCTGCAACAGTCCCTGGTTTGACAAGCTTTTATATGCGTTTCAAGAACAACAAAGGGGAAGAGGGAATTGTGGTGCCTTTCTCCTTGCCTGCTCCAGCTATGGAAAGATTTGTGTTAGAACTTGAGGATTTGTTCAAGATGATACCAACAAATGAAGCCAAAAACTCCCCCACTGGTCGGAAACAAACATGA
- the LOC111795092 gene encoding LOW QUALITY PROTEIN: septin and tuftelin-interacting protein 1 homolog 1-like (The sequence of the model RefSeq protein was modified relative to this genomic sequence to represent the inferred CDS: deleted 2 bases in 2 codons), translating to MDDYQEMERFGMENDYDDGQWIGGEFYYRKRKEKRSQTKDDVLYGVFATGSDSDSDGFSSRKRRKDRDLSRKPDLTKPVNFVSTGTVMPDQEIDKISKDGDTDNADDDRPGLGLGSSTSGSGLGFTSSSSDRNRNGVKENGSTGDGDEDGDDLFLLTAFGRRIKEGAERRERERVKSQVEKKSRAVAGTRKDSNLGNVGVFEKHTKGIGLKLLEKMGYKGGGLGRNEQGIVAPIEAKMRPKNMGMGFNDFQEAPKIPVLQEIEEKILPQPTTKAKERLWSKQVRSKKKKKEAYLTAEELLASKQDQALEVVQKVFDMRGPQVRVLTNLENLNAEEKAREKDIPMPELQHNVRLIVDLAELDIQKIDRDLRNEKETALVLQEEKEKLEIELARQKKQLDNMEEIMNTIERIGEDNSAGTLTLDGLAKCFSGLQRKFGDNYKLCNLSCIACSLALPLFIRVFQGWDPLQNPSHGSEVISLWKTLLQDEDCIDIWDVTSPYTLLVSELVLPAVRISGINTWQARDPEPMLRFLEYWEKLLPPSVLHTILDNVVMPKLASAVDMWEPQRDPVPIHMWVHPWLPLLGGKLEGMYQVIRTKLSFVLGAWHPSDASAYTILSPWKPVFDSASWEQLVLRFIVPKLQLVLQEFQVNPGNQKLDQFYWVTSWASAIPIHIMVDMMEKFFFSKWLQVLYHWLCSKPNFEEVTKWYMGWKELFPKELLANESIRYQLSCGLDMMNQAVEGMEVVQPGSKENNSYHRIPEQRQFEAQQKVASQAKQQGADGLGNASHLDGMGGTLEMTLKEVLEAHAQQHGLLFKPKPGRMHNGHQIYGFGNISIIVDTLNQKVYAQTEESWSLVSLERLLDMHNSSTARRW from the exons atggATGATTATCAGGAGATGGAGAGGTTTGGTATGGAGAATGATTACGATGATGGGCAATGGATTGGCGGCGAGTTTTATTATCGAAAACGCAAAGAGAAGAGGTCCCAAACGAAAGACGATGTTCTCTATGGTGTCTTTGCGACTGGGTCGGATTCGGACTCTGATGGATTTTCGTCTCGGAAGCGCCGCAAGGACCGCGACTTGTCTAGGAAACCTGACCTCACCAAGCCTGTCAATTTTGTATCCACCGGCACCGTCATGCCCGATCAGGAGATCGATAAGATTTCCAAGGATGGTGATACTGACAATGCGGATGATGACCGGCCTGGCCTTGGCTTGGGTTCCAGCACTTCTGGTTCTGGTTTGGGGTTTACTTCGTCGAGTTCCGATAGAAACCGTAATGGGGTTAAGGAGAATGGTTCTACTGGTGATGGAGATGAAGATGGTGATGACTTATTTTTGCTCACTGCGTTTGGGAGGAGGATTAAGGAGGGAGCTGAAAGGAGGGAGAGGGAAAGAGTGAAGTCTCAGGTAGAGAAGAAAAGTCGAGCGGTAGCCGGGACGAGAAAAGATTCTAACCTTGGGAATGTTGGAGTGTTTGAGAAGCATACCAAGGGCATCGGCCTGAAGCTACTTGAAAAGATGGGATACAAGGGAGGTGGGCTTGGCAGAAACGAACAAGGGATTGTAGCTCCCATTGAAGCTAAAATGAGGCCTAAGAATATGGGTATGGGTTTTAATGACTTCCAAGAGGCGCCTAAGATACCTGTTTTACAAGAAATAGAGGAGAAAATATTGCCCCAACCAACAACCAAGGCAAAGGAGAGGCTATGGTCGAAGCAAGTAAGGtctaagaagaagaagaaagaagcataTTTAACAGCTGAGGAATTACTGGCTAGCAAGCAGGACCAGGCATTGGAGGTTGTTCAAAAGGTGTTTGATATGCGTGGGCCTCAGGTTCGGGTATtgaca aatttagaaaacttGAATGCTGAGGAGAAAGCCAGAGAAAAGGACATCCCTATGCCAGAGCTTCAGCATAATGTGAGGTTGATTGTAGACTTGGCTGAGTTGGATATTCAAAAAATTGATAGGGATTTGAGAAATGAGAAGGAAACCGCGCTCGTCTTAcaggaagagaaggaaaagttAGAGATCGAGCTGGCTCGTCAGAAGAAGCAGTTGGATAATATGGAAGAAATTATGAACACGATAGAGCGAATAGGAGAAGATAATTCTGCTGGAACATTGACGTTAGATGGACTTGCCAAGTGCTTCAGTGGCTTGCAGAGAAAATTTGGTGATAACTACAAGTTATGTAACTTGTCTTGCATTGCATGTTCACTTGCACTACCTTTGTTCATTAGAGTATTTCAGGGCTGGGATCCCCTACAAAATCCTTCTCATGGGTCAGAAGTGATATCATTGTGGAAGACTCTGCTTCAAGATGAAGATTGTATCGACATCTGGGATGTGACATCGCCTTATACTCTCCTGGTTTCAGAACTTGTCCTACCTGCAGTAAGAATTTCTGGCATAAATACTTGGCAGGCCAGGGATCCTGAACCAATGCTTCGATTCTTGGAGTATTGGGAAAAATTGCTGCCTCCTTCAGTCCTTCATACCATATTGGACAATGTTGTCATGCCTAAACTGGCAAGTGCAGTTGATATGTGGGAACCTCAGCGCGATCCCGTTCCTATCCACATGTGGGTACATCCATGGCTGCCATTGTTAGGGGGTAAGCTGGAGGGTATGTATCAGGTCATACGTACGAAGTTGAGTTTTGTTCTTGGTGCTTGGCACCCAAGTGATGCTTCTGCCTATACTATATTGTCCCCGTGGAAACCTGTATTTGATTCTGCTAGTTGGGAGCAGCTTGTGCTTCGATTTATAGTACCTAAACTACAGCTTGTCTTGCAAGAATTCCAAGTAAATCCCGGAAATCAGAAACTTGATCAGTTTTACTGGGTTACTAGTTGGGCTTCTGCCATACCTATCCACATCATGGTTGATATGATGGAGaaattcttcttctccaagTGGCTACAGGTATTGTATCACTGGTTATgttcaaaa ccaaattttgagGAGGTTACGAAGTGGTACATGGGTTGGAAAGAACTCTTTCCAAAGGAGCTTCTGGCTAATGAAAGTATCCGGTACCAGCTTAGTTGTGGCCTGGATATGATGAATCAAGCTGTTGAAGGGATGGAGGTGGTTCAGCCAGGttcgaaagaaaataattcttACCACCGGATTCCTGAGCAGCGGCAGTTTGAAGCTCAGCAGAAAGTTGCTTCGCAAGCTAAACAACAAGGTGCAGATGGCTTGGGTAATGCTTCTCATTTGGATGGTATGGGTGGTACACTTGAGATGACTCTGAAGGAAGTGCTTGAGGCCCATGCCCAACAGCATGGTTTGCTCTTTAAGCCTAAACCTGGAAGGATGCACAATGGGCACCAGATATATGGCTTTGGAAATATAAGCATAATAGTGGACACTCTAAATCAAAAAGTGTACGCCCAAACTGAAGAATCGTGGTCCCTAGTATCCCTTGAACGATTGCTCGACATGCACAATAGTTCTACAGCAAGGAGATGGTAG
- the LOC111795093 gene encoding RNA polymerase sigma factor sigA-like — MMATAAIIGLGAAKRLLNSSSYYSDFTEKVLYLNDHRLGQNQVSTTKSVVIAKHSADFSPSYPPSNRHVQCIKAVKEHVDTPSSPTAEPWLHNTTIWEDEETDLKCTVEALLLLQKSMLEKQWNLSFEQTVSTDVPRGKTEKKVPVTCSGVSARQRRMSSKRKIQSKHVFIAQPKISKQLKPSISPELLQNRLRGYVKGLVSEEILPHSEVVRLSKKIKVGLALEEHKTRLKERLRCEPSEEQLAISLEISRAELRSRVMECSLAREKLAMSNVRLVMSIAQRYDNMGAEMADLVQGGLIGLLRGIEKFDSSKGFKISTYVYWWIRQGVSRALVENSRTLRLPTHLHERLGLIRNAKVKLQEKGITPSIDRIAESLNMSKKKVKNATEAISKVFSLDREAFPSLNGLPGETHHSYIADNRLENNPWHGTDTWILKIEVNKLINMTLEDREREIIRLYHGLDNECLTWEEISKRIGLSRERVRQVGLVALEKLKKAAKMRKMEAMLLKH; from the exons ATGATGGCAACAGCTGCAATAATTGGGCTTGGTGCAGCGAAGCGGCTGTTGAATTCTTCATCCTATTATTCTGATTTCACAGAAAAGGTTTTATATCTCAATGATCATAGGTTGGGACAGAACCAAGTTTCCACCACGAAGAGTGTGGTAATAGCGAAACATTCGGCTGACTTTTCTCCGAGCTATCCACCGTCGAATCGGCACGTGCAATGCATCAAAGCTGTGAAGGAACATGTAGATACTCCCTCTTCTCCAACTGCAGAGCCATGGCTTCATAACACCACCATTTGGGAAGATGAAGAAACTGATCTTAAATGTACTGTGGAGGCTCTTCTTTTGCTGCAAAAGTCCATGCTAGAGAAGCAATGGAATCTATCTTTCGAGCAAACTGTGTCGACTGATGTGCCTAGaggaaaaacagagaagaaagtaCCTGTCACTTGTTCCGGTGTGTCTGCACGGCAAAGGAGGATGAGTTCTAAGAGGAAAATTCAGagcaaacatgtttttataGCTCAACCAAAAATCAGTAAACAGCTAAAACCTAGTATCAGTCCTGAGCTACTCCAGAATCGATTGAGGGGGTATGTGAAAGGTTTAGTAAGTGAAGAAATACTTCCCCATTCGGAAGTTGTACGCCTTTCGAAGAAGATTAAAGTCGGTCTCGCATTGGAGGAGCATAAAACCAG ACTGAAGGAAAGACTAAGATGTGAGCCCTCTGAAGAACAACTAGCAATTTCACTTGAGATTTCTCGTGCCGAATTACGGTCGAGAGTAATGGAATGTTCATTGGCAAGAGAGAAGCTAGCAATGAGCAATGTTCGTTTAGTAATGTCAATTGCACAAAGATATGATAACATGGGGGCTGAAATGGCCGACTTAGTTCAG GGTGGCTTGATCGGACTTCTCCGAGGAATCGAAAAGTTTGATTCCTCAAAGGGATTCAAAATCTCAACCTATGTTTATTGGTGGATACGCCAG GGTGTTTCAAGAGCATTAGTTGAAAATTCGAGAACGCTGAGGTTGCCAACTCATTTGCACGAAAGATTAGGATTGATTCGCAATGCCAAAGTTAAACTGCAAGAGAAAGGAATCACCCCATCAATTGAT AGGATTGCAGAATCTCTCAACATGTCCAAAAAGAAAGTCAAGAATGCCACTGAG GCAATTAGCAAGGTGTTCTCACTCGACCGAGAAGCATTCCCTTCATTGAATGGTCTTCCTGGCGAAACTCATCATAGT TATATTGCAGATAATCGCCTCGAGAACAACCCGTGGCATGGAACCGACACATGGATTCTGAAG ATTGAAGTTAACAAACTCATAAACATGACACTCGAGGACCGAGAAAGAGAGATCATTCGTCTTTATCACGGTCTGGACAATGAATGTCTGACATGGGAGGAAATAAGCAAACG CATAGGTTTGTCCAGAGAAAGGGTAAGGCAAGTTGGACTAGTGGCGTTGGAGAAACTAAAGAAGGCAGCCAAGATGAGGAAGATGGAAGCCATGTTGCTTAAgcattaa
- the LOC111795109 gene encoding benzyl alcohol O-benzoyltransferase-like codes for MAMSSENDFVFQVRRCQLELVAPAKPTPYEFKQLSDIDDQEGFRFQVPMIFFYPHNPSMDRRDPVDVIRKALAETLVFYYPFAGRLREGPGQKLFVECTGEGVLFIEAEADVTLEQFGDAIYPPFTCLEDVLYNVPDSDGIIDCPLWLFQVTRLKCSGFILAIRLNHTMADAFGMFQFLNAIAEIARGAVAPSILPVWQRALLNARDPPTITHKHHEYDQVVDTKGIAVPLKDMAHRSVIFRPSDISAIRKTLPTHLRCCSSFDLITACIWRTRTIALQPNPNEEMRLLCIVNLRTKSKSLPLGYYGNAIACPAALATAGKLCMNPLGYAVELVRKVKNELTEEYMNSVADLMVIKGRPNLTAVRSLAVSDVRKARMDEVDFGWGNAIFGGPAMGGAATVPGLTSFYIRFKNNKGEEGIVVPFSLPAPAMERFVLELEDLFKTIPTNEAKNSKHKFVSSAL; via the exons ATGGCTATGTCGTCTGAGAATGATTTTGTGTTCCAGGTACGAAGATGTCAACTGGAATTGGTTGCTCCAGCAAAACCGACACCATATGAGTTTAAACAACTTTCAGATATCGATGATCAAGAAGGTTTTAGATTTCAAGTTCCAATGATATTTTTCTATCCACATAATCCAAGCATGGATAGAAGAGATCCTGTGGATGTGATACGAAAGGCACTTGCAGAGACGTTGGTATTTTACTACCCTTTTGCAGGCAGATTGAGGGAAGGGCCGGGACAGAAGCTATTTGTTGAATGTACAGGCGAAGGTGTCTTATTCATTGAAGCAGAAGCAGATGTTACTTTGGAACAGTTCGGCGATGCAATTTACCCTCCATTTACATGTTTGGAGGATGTTTTATACAACGTTCCAGATTCAGATGGGATCATTGACTGTCCACTGTGGCTCTTTCAG GTGACACGACTTAAATGTAGCGGTTTCATCCTTGCCATTCGCTTAAATCATACGATGGCTGATGCTTTTGGTATGTTTCAATTCCTAAATGCCATAGCTGAAATAGCTCGAGGTGCCGTAGCACCATCTATTCTTCCTGTGTGGCAAAGAGCTCTCTTAAATGCAAGGGACCCTCCCACAATCACTCATAAGCACCATGAATACGACCAAGTTGTTGATACCAAAGGCATCGCCGTCCCTCTCAAGGACATGGCTCATCGCTCGGTCATCTTCCGTCCGAGTGATATCTCTGCCATCCGCAAAACCTTACCAACTCATCTCCGTTGTTGCTCTTCCTTCGACCTCATCACGGCTTGCATTTGGCGCACTCGTACAATAGCccttcaacccaacccaaatgaAGAAATGCGCTTGCTTTGCATTGTGAATTTACGCACCAAGTCAAAATCTTTACCCTTAGGATATTATGGCAATGCAATTGCTTGCCCGGCAGCGCTCGCCACTGCAGGTAAGCTTTGCATGAACCCATTAGGTTATGCTGTAGAATTGGTTAGGAAGGTTAAGAATGAGTTAACAGAGGAGTACATGAACTCCGTGGCAGATCTTATGGTAATCAAAGGACGACCGAACTTAACAGCGGTGAGATCGTTGGCGGTGTCGGATGTGAGGAAAGCTAGGATGGATGAGGTTGATTTTGGATGGGGAAATGCCATTTTTGGAGGACCTGCCATGGGAGGGGCTGCAACAGTCCCTGGTTTGACAAGCTTTTATATACGTTTCAAGAACAACAAAGGGGAAGAGGGAATTGTGGTGCCTTTCTCCTTGCCTGCTCCAGCTATGGAAAGATTTGTGTTAGAACTTGAGGATTTGTTCAAGACGATACCAACAAATGAAGCCAAAAACTCAAAGCATAAGTTCGTTTCATCGGCTTTGTAA
- the LOC111794567 gene encoding benzyl alcohol O-benzoyltransferase-like, whose amino-acid sequence MATPALSFQVRRCQPELVAPAKPTPHEFKQLSDIDDQEGLRFQIPVIQFYRRDPRMEGLDPANVIREAIAKTLVFYYPFAGRLREGPGRKLFVECTGEGVLFIEADADVTLEQFGDALQPPFPCLEELLYDVPNSNGVLNSPLLLIQVTRLKCGGFIFALRLNHTMSDASGLVQFMMAVGEMARGASSPSIRPVWKRALLNARDPPEVTCCHREYDEVADTKGTIIPLDDMAHRSFFFGPSEIAAIRKTLPSHLQQCSSFEILTACLWRFRTISLQPEPQEEVRVLCIVNSRSKFNPPLPLGYYGNAFAFPVALTTAGKLCQNPVGYALELVRKAKADVTEEYMKSVADLMVTKGRPHFTVVRSYLVSDVTRAGFGDVDFGWGKAAYGGPAKGGVGAIPGVASFYIPFENKMGEKGVLVPLCLPAPAMERFVEELDGLLKGKQSIDGFFIPSAL is encoded by the coding sequence ATGGCAACGCCCGCTCTTTCATTCCAAGTACGGAGGTGCCAACCAGAATTGGTAGCTCCGGCTAAGCCTACCCCTCATGAGTTTAAGCAACTTTCTGATATCGATGACCAGGAGGGTCTTCGGTTTCAGATTCCAGTGATACAGTTCTATCGCCGTGATCCGCGCATGGAGGGGCTGGACCCGGCGAACGTGATAAGGGAGGCAATTGCGAAGACGTTGGTCTTTTACTACCCTTTTGCGGGTAGGTTGAGAGAAGGGCCTGGGCGGAAGTTGTTTGTGGAATGTACTGGAGAAGGTGTTTTGTTTATTGAAGCAGATGCTGATGTTACTTTAGAACAATTTGGTGATGCACTTCAACCACCGTTCCCATGTTTGGAGGAGCTTCTTTACGATGTTCCAAATTCTAATGGAGTTCTCAATTCTCCATTATTGCTCATCCAGGTGACCCGACTTAAGTGTGGCGGTTTTATCTTTGCTCTTCGTTTGAATCATACTATGAGCGATGCGTCTGGTCTCGTCCAATTCATGATGGCGGTTGGCGAGATGGCGCGCGGTGCGAGTAGTCCTTCGATTCGTCCAGTGTGGAAAAGAGCTCTTTTAAATGCACGAGACCCACCAGAAGTGACATGTTGTCATCGTGAGTACGATGAAGTGGCCGACACGAAAGGCACCATCATACCACTCGACGACATGGCTCATCGCTCGTTTTTCTTTGGCCCATCGGAGATCGCTGCCATTCGTAAGACGTTACCGAGTCACCTCCAGCAGTGCTCCTCATTTGAGATCCTCACAGCTTGTCTCTGGCGCTTCCGCACCATATCCCTTCAGCCAGAGCCACAAGAGGAAGTGCGAGTACTATGCATAGTCAACTCCCGCTCCAAGTTCAACCCTCCATTACCATTAGGGTATTACGGCAATGCATTTGCTTTCCCAGTGGCACTCACCACGGCGGGTAAGCTTTGCCAAAACCCGGTTGGATATGCCTTGGAATTGGTTCGAAAGGCGAAAGCCGACGTGACGGAGGAGTACATGAAGTCGGTGGCGGATCTTATGGTGACCAAAGGGCGGCCTCATTTCACCGTCGTGAGATCATACCTTGTGTCGGATGTGACGAGGGCTGGGTTCGGAGATGTGGACTTTGGGTGGGGGAAGGCTGCGTACGGTGGACCGGCGAAGGGCGGTGTCGGAGCGATCCCGGGCGTGGCTAGCTTTTATATACCGTTCGAGAACAAAATGGGGGAGAAGGGGGTTTTGGTGCCTTTGTGCTTGCCTGCTCCGGCCATGGAAAGATTCGTGGAAGAACTTGATGGCTTGTTGAAGGGGAAACAGTCCATTGATGGCTTCTTCATTCCATCGGCTCTGTGA